Proteins co-encoded in one Coregonus clupeaformis isolate EN_2021a chromosome 5, ASM2061545v1, whole genome shotgun sequence genomic window:
- the LOC121566927 gene encoding SLIT and NTRK-like protein 3 yields MLWVTLLSTIALGWTTPIPLLEESEEIDEPCFEPCYCEVKEGIFHVHCDSKGFTNISQISQTWTRPFKLNLQRNSMRKLYFNSFLHLNNAVSINLGNNALQDIHAGAFNGLGILKRLFLHENKLEVFRNDTFLGLESLEYLQADYNVIKRIESGAFRHLHKLRVLILNDNLIPVLPSYLFRSVSLTHLDLRGNRLKTLPYKGTLEYVGRSLMEIQLEENPWICECDIVQLKTWLERIPYTALVGEITCEYPFHLHGKDLREIKRSELCPLLSDVEIEAKLGIPRSPFNNENTWPTKPSSMLSSFHNTASSVEYKERHVKPTKRPRPTKNPPTPRSLYPGLNQPPIAGYQTRPPIPIICPSGCSCNLHINDLGLTVNCKEKGFHNISELLPRPLNAKKLYLSGNLIQKIYRSDFWNFSSLDLLHLGNNRISYVQEGAFINLPNLKSLYLNGNDIERLTPGMFRGLQTLSYLYFEYNVIREIQPASFSLMPSLQLVFLNNNLLRTLPTDAFAGTSLARLNLRNNYFLSLPVRGVLEHLHSIVQVDLHQNPWDCSCDIIPLKTWMEKLSSVIMVSDVICKTPEFAFGKDLRSLDAEIICPELKYSSRPSPALLPSDDMTTGSSGLGEAGGRGPVPLSVLILSLLVLFISAVFVAAGLFAFVLRRRKKLPFRKRSEVDLTGIQMQCRIFEDPPRQNSSGSIGSPEKPPSGHTHTHTHGHVGHTHTHGHVYDYIPHPVTQMCNNPIYRPREGEIGEEERGQFAETKENHSNYRTLLEKEREWTLAVSNSQLNTIVTVNHNTGDISGFHENGGLCPTVIDSQRPTPTVGFVDCLYGTVPKLKDMQVAHAHPPGMQYPDLQQDARLKETLLFTAGKGCFPDPSQSDYLELRAKLQTKPDYLEVLEKSYRF; encoded by the coding sequence ATGCTGTGGGTTACCTTGCTGAGCACCATAGCCTTAGGATGGACCACCCCGATCCCACTGCTGGAGGAATCAGAGGAGATCGACGAGCCCTGCTTCGAGCCCTGCTACTGCGAAGTCAAAGAGGGCATCTTTCACGTCCACTGCGACAGCAAAGGATTTACAAACATCAGTCAGATCTCCCAGACATGGACGCGGCCCTTCAAACTCAACCTGCAGAGGAACTCTATGAGGAAGCTGTACTTCAACAGTTTTCTTCACCTCAACAATGCCGTGTCCATTAATCTGGGGAATAATGCACTACAGGACATCCACGCCGGAGCATTTAACGGATTGGGAATTCTGAAACGGCTGTTCCTGCATGAGAACAAACTAGAGGTTTTCCGGAATGACACCTTCCTGGGTCTGGAAAGCTTGGAATACCTGCAGGCGGACTATAACGTCATCAAGAGGATAGAGAGCGGAGCTTTCAGGCACCTCCACAAACTCAGAGTACTCATCCTAAATGACAATCTGATACCAGTCCTGCCCAGCTACCTATTCAGGTCGGTGTCACTAACACACCTGGACCTGAGGGGAAACCGGTTGAAGACTTTACCATATAAGGGCACGTTGGAATACGTGGGGCGGAGCCTGATGGAGATTCAGCTAGAGGAGAATCCATGGATCTGTGAGTGCGATATAGTTCAGTTAAAAACATGGTTAGAACGCATTCCCTACACCGCACTGGTCGGGGAGATCACCTGCGAGTACCCCTTCCACTTGCATGGGAAAGATTTACGAGAGATCAAACGCAGTGAGCTCTGTCCGTTACTTTCAGACGTGGAAATCGAGGCCAAACTGGGAATACCCCGGTCTCCATTTAACAACGAGAACACGTGGCCAACGAAACCGTCCTCCATGCTGTCGTCGTTCCACAACACGGCGTCGTCTGTGGAGTACAAAGAGAGACATGTCAAACCCACCAAACGGCCCAGGCCCACCAAAAACCCTCCAACCCCTCGTAGTCTCTATCCAGGCCTGAACCAGCCCCCCATAGCTGGCTACCAGACCCGCCCCCCCATCCCTATCATCTGCCCCTCTGGATGTTCCTGTAACCTCCATATCAACGACCTGGGCCTAACGGTCAACTGTAAAGAGAAGGGTTTTCATAATATCTCAGAGCTACTGCCCAGGCCCCTCAATGCCAAGAAACTTTACTTGAGCGGGAATCTAATACAGAAAATCTACCGGTCTGATTTCTGGAACTTTTCCAGTTTGGATTTATTACACTTAGGGAACAATCGGATATCGTACGTCCAGGAAGGGGCGTTTATCAACCTTCCCAACCTGAAGAGTTTGTATCTGAATGGGAACGACATTGAGAGGCTAACTCCTGGTATGTTCCGGGGCTTACAGACGCTGAGTTATCTTTATTTTGAGTATAATGTGATTCGTGAGATCCAGCCGGCGTCATTCTCTCTCATGCCCAGCCTTCAGCTTGTTTTCCTCAACAATaacctcctccgcacactcccgACCGACGCCTTCGCAGGCACCAGCCTGGCGCGACTCAACCTTCGCAATAACTACTTCCTGTCCCTGCCCGTGCGTGGTGTTCTAGAACACCTGCATTCCATTGTCCAGGTGGACCTTCATCAGAACCCCTGGGACTGCTCCTGTGACATCATCCCCCTCAAAACCTGGATGGAGAAGCTGTCCTCTGTCATCATGGTTAGTGATGTCATCTGTAAGACTCCTGAATTTGCCTTTGGGAAGGATCTGAGGTCGCTGGATGCTGAGATCATCTGTCCAGAGCTGAAGTACTCATCCAGACCCTCCCCAGCTCTCCTCCCATCTGATGACATGACCACCGGTAGCTCTGGTCTGGGTGAGGCTGGGGGGAGGGGGCCGGTGCCTCTATCAGTCCTCATCCTCAGTCTTCTCGTTCTGTTCATCTCAGCGGTTTTCGTGGCCGCGGGCCTCTTCGCCTTCGTCCTGCGGAGACGGAAGAAGCTGCCCTTCCGGAAACGCTCTGAGGTGGATCTGACGGGAATCCAGATGCAGTGCAGGATATTCGAGGATCCaccgagacagaacagcagtgGAAGCATAGGCTCACCAGAAAAGCCACCCagcggacacacacatacacacactcacggtcacgttggccacacacacactcatggtcACGTCTATGACTATATTCCTCACCCCGTGACGCAGATGTGCAACAACCCCATTTACAGGCCCCGGGAGGGGGAGATAGGGGAGGAAGAGCGGGGGCAGTTTGCAGAAACAAAAGAGAACCACAGTAATTACCGAACCCTcttagagaaggagagggaatgGACCCTAGCCGTGTCTAACTCACAGCTCAACACTATCGTCACGGTAAACCACAATACAGGGGATATATCGGGTTTTCATGAGAATGGCGGACTGTGTCCCACCGTGATTGACAGCCAGAGACCGACGCCGACTGTTGGCTTCGTAGACTGTCTGTATGGAACGGTCCCGAAACTAAAGGACATGCAAGTCGCACACGCACACCCGCCCGGTATGCAATACCCGGACTTACAACAGGACGCACGTCTCAAGGAGACGTTGCTGTTCACAGCGGGTAAAGGCTGCTTCCCTGACCCATCCCAAAGCGATTACCTCGAGTTAAGGGCCAAACTCCAAACCAAGCCGGATTACCTCGAAGTACTGGAGAAATCATATCGGTTCTGA